A window from Melopsittacus undulatus isolate bMelUnd1 chromosome Z, bMelUnd1.mat.Z, whole genome shotgun sequence encodes these proteins:
- the IL7R gene encoding interleukin-7 receptor subunit alpha produces MLRMTQTSTVLSIFVLLLHTTFGESGCTSADGDGTFGDDEPDNLDIECFSQLEFKDSYSSLTCNFTELPPHNTNYTLALCTKEDSNYVCLNMEKQEDVYFLQFTDILSNKYICMDSEMKRRVCRSLVVTDIVKPEVPFNVNITYQKEANEYLIHYSSPHSRKKYLSDKLIHQIAYRQEKGTWQTIESPYLQVKLLGKNLENDASYEVKVRSQPNRDYFKGTWSEWSTLKSFRTTREQPSTGSYSSVVVVIVSILGFMLSIVMIVLLVTFWENRIKPAVWPNLPDHKKTLEQLCKKPKNNFDISFNPESFGYVHIHKVDGIRAKAELENFLQPPTAPEANFPEKFRNRSDLKMIPAMTDKSNFNLSMTYGEIWPAEALHRLLGTSHFAATEGDGDSSTYEVCHSNRVPLCHDDFNLSSAPPPHPSSQPGPEPLHGDTMSQMLPNIEMRPPNNEEAYVTMSSFYKVQ; encoded by the exons ATGCTCAGGATGACACAGACAAGTACAGTATTGAGCATTTTTGTCCTGCTTCTTCACACCACTTTTGGGGAAAGTGGTTGTACTTCAGCAGATGGTGATG GGACTTTCGGAGATGATGAACCAGACAATTTAGACATTGAATGCTTCAGCCAGCTGGAATTTAAGGATTCCTATAGCAGCCTGACCTGCAATTTTACCGAGCTGCCTCCTCACAACACTAACTATACCCTGGCCCTGTG TACCAAAGAAGACAGCAATTATGTGTGCCTCAACATGGAGAAACAAGAAGATGTGTATTTCTTACAGTTCACTGATATACTCTCAAATAAGTACATTTGCATGGACTCTGAAATGAAGAGAAGGGTCTGCAGGAGTCTGGTGGTAACTGACATTG TTAAGCCTGAAGTACCATTCAATGTAAACATCACATACCAAAAGGAGGCAAATGAGTATCTTATTCATTATAGTTCACCACACTCACGGAAGAAATACTTAAGTGACAAATTAATACACCAAATTGCCTATCGTCAGGAAAAAGGTACTTGGCAG aCAATAGAGTCACCATACCTTCAGGTAAAATTACTGGGGAAAAACCTTGAAAATGATGCATCGTATGAGGTGAAAGTACGTTCGCAGCCCAACAGAGACTACTTTAAGGGAACATGGAGTGAATGGAGCACTTTGAAGAGCTTCAGAACCACAAGGGAGCAACCCTCAACAGGGAGTT aCAGCAGTGTGGTCGTGGTTATAGTTTCCATCCTGGGATTCATGCTGTCCATTGTCATGATTGTCCTGCTCGTAACTTTTTGGGAAAACAG GATCAAGCCTGCTGTGTGGCCAAACCTTCCTGATCACAAAAAAACCTTGGAGCAGCTATGCAAGAAGCCAAAAAAT AATTTTGATATAAGCTTTAACCCAGAGAGCTTTGGTTACGTTCATATCCATAAAGTGGATGGCATTCGAGCAAAAGCTGAACTGGAAAATTTTCTGCAGCCACCAACTGCTCCAGAGGCAAACTTTCCAGAAAAATTTAGGAACAGATCAGACTTGAAGATGATCCCTGCAATGACAGACAAAAGCAACTTCAACCTGTCCATGACTTATGGAGAAATCTGGCCAGCTGAAGCCCTGCACAGACTCCTGGGTACCAGCCATTTTGCAGCCACTGAAGgagatggtgactccagcacatATGAGGTGTGCCACAGCAACAGGGTGCCCCTGTGCCATGATGATTTCAacctttcctctgctcctccacCACATCCTTCTAGCCAGCCTGGACCAGAGCCCCTGCATGGTGACACCATGTCCCAGATGCTGCCTAACATTGAAATGAGGCCACCAAACAATGAGGAAGCCTATGTCACGATGTCTAGCTTCTACAAAGTTCAGTGA